A genomic segment from Aegilops tauschii subsp. strangulata cultivar AL8/78 chromosome 1, Aet v6.0, whole genome shotgun sequence encodes:
- the LOC109745097 gene encoding small ribosomal subunit protein uS8z/uS8w isoform X1 has product MSSLLTTNRCSNIQALKDQTTNARIHLGHPPLEAIDHRPTQIQRARTHPLAFFNTSKPYLGLFLSPPSPSSLALASPPPPNPSTELPASPPYEARMVRVSVLNDALKSMYNAEKRGKRQVMIRPSSKVIIKFLIVMQKHGYIGEFEYVDDHRSGKIVVELNGRLNKCGVISPRFDVGVKEIEGWTARLLPSRQFGYIVLTTSAGIMDHEEARRKNVGGKVLGFFY; this is encoded by the exons ATGTCATCTCTCCTCACCACGAACCGTTGCTCAAATATCCAAGCACTGAAGGACCAAACCACAAATGCCCGCATCCATCTAGGGCACCCACCCCTCGAAGCGATCGACCACCGTCCAACCCAGATCCAACGGGCGCGCACCCATCCGCTCGCCTTTTTTAACACCTCAAAACCCTACCTCGGGCTGTTTCTCTCCCCGCCGTCGCCTTCCTCCCTCGCCCTTGCCTCCCCGCCGCCACCCAACCCAAGCACAGAGCTCCCGGCTTCTCCCCCCTACGAG GCAAGGATGGTGAGGGTTAGCGTCCTGAATGATGCTCTCAAGAGCATGTACAACGCTGAGAAGCGTGGCAAGAGGCAGGTCATGATCAGGCCTTCCTCAAAGGTGATCATCAAGTTCCTCATCGTCATGCAGAAGCACG GTTACATTGGTGAGTTTGAGTATGTTGATGACCACAGATCTGGCAAGATTGTTGTGGAGTTGAACGGCAGACTGAACAAGTGTGGAGTCATCAGCCCCCGCTTTGATGTTGGTGTCAAGGAGATCGAGGGATGGACCGCCAGGCTGCTTCCATCTCGTCAG TTTGGTTACATCGTCCTGACAACCTCTGCTGGCATCATGGATCACGAGGAAGCCAGGAGGAAGAACGTTGGTGGCAAAGTGCTAGGCTTTTTCTACTGA
- the LOC109745095 gene encoding zinc finger protein ZAT7-like, with protein MSERHKLLGEREDDAVGAPTRRWESPRRGASGEMAPAHRPRGRVFECRTCGRRFPTYQALGGHRASHGRHLPSASRLRDGDALGLRLLEPRGEEARPRTHGCPVCGVEFAVGQALGGHMKRHRAAMADADANARGTMAATSVKDDGAGAECTPEICLDLNLAQAEKCAKCRNATHKSNFDVSTKSEFYL; from the coding sequence ATGAGCGAGAGGCACAAGCTGCTCggggagagggaggacgacgcgGTCGGCGCGCCGACGCGCCGATGGGAGTCGCCGCGGCGAGGCGCGAGCGGGGAGATGGCGCCGGCCCACAGGCCCCGGGGCCGCGTGTTCGAGTGCAGGACGTGCGGCAGGCGGTTCCCGACGTACCAGGCGCTGGGCGGCCACCGGGCCAGCCACGGGCGGCATCTTCCCAGCGCCAGCAGGCTGCGCGACGGCGACGCCCTCGGGCTCCGGCTGCTGGAGCCACGCGGTGAAGAGGCGAGGCCGAGAACGCACGGGTGCCCCGTCTGCGGCGTGGAGTTCGCCGTCGGGCAGGCGCTCGGCGGGCACATGAAGCGGCACCGTGCTGCCATGGCCGACGCCGACGCGAACGCGCGCGGCACCATGGCGGCAACGTCCGTGAAGGATGACGGCGCTGGAGCAGAGTGCACGCCCGAGATCTGCCTGGACTTAAACCTGGCGCAGGCGGAGAAGTGCGCGAAGTGCAGGAACGCTACACATAAATCAAATTTCGATGTTTCAACAAAATCTGAATTTTATTTGTGA
- the LOC109745097 gene encoding small ribosomal subunit protein uS8z/uS8w isoform X2, with protein MVRVSVLNDALKSMYNAEKRGKRQVMIRPSSKVIIKFLIVMQKHGYIGEFEYVDDHRSGKIVVELNGRLNKCGVISPRFDVGVKEIEGWTARLLPSRQFGYIVLTTSAGIMDHEEARRKNVGGKVLGFFY; from the exons ATGGTGAGGGTTAGCGTCCTGAATGATGCTCTCAAGAGCATGTACAACGCTGAGAAGCGTGGCAAGAGGCAGGTCATGATCAGGCCTTCCTCAAAGGTGATCATCAAGTTCCTCATCGTCATGCAGAAGCACG GTTACATTGGTGAGTTTGAGTATGTTGATGACCACAGATCTGGCAAGATTGTTGTGGAGTTGAACGGCAGACTGAACAAGTGTGGAGTCATCAGCCCCCGCTTTGATGTTGGTGTCAAGGAGATCGAGGGATGGACCGCCAGGCTGCTTCCATCTCGTCAG TTTGGTTACATCGTCCTGACAACCTCTGCTGGCATCATGGATCACGAGGAAGCCAGGAGGAAGAACGTTGGTGGCAAAGTGCTAGGCTTTTTCTACTGA
- the LOC109745096 gene encoding ras-related protein RABE1c, giving the protein MAAPPARARADYDYLIKLLLIGDSGVGKSCLLLRFSDGSFTTSFITTIGIDFKIRTIELDQKRIKLQIWDTAGQERFRTITTAYYRGAMGILLVYDVTDESSFNNIRNWIRNIEQHASDNVNKILIGNKADMDESKRAVPTAKGQALADEYGIKFFETSAKTNLNVEQVFFSIARDIKQRLAETDSKPEDKTIKINKAEGGDAPAASGSACCGS; this is encoded by the exons ATGGCTGCGCCGCCGGCGAGGGCCCGGGCCGACTACGACTACCTCATCAAGCTCCTCCTCATCGGGGACAGCG GTGTTGGCAAGAGTTGCCTCCTTCTGCGGTTCTCTGATGGCTCCTTCACTACGAGCTTTATTACCACGATCGG TATTGACTTTAAGATCAGAACAATAGAGCTGGATCAGAAACGTATTAAGCTACAAATATGGGACACGGCTGGTCAAGAACGTTTCCGGACTATTACCACTG CGTATTACCGTGGAGCCATGGGTATCCTGCTTGTTTATGACGTCACCGACGAGTCATCTTTCAACA ACATAAGGAACTGGATCCGGAACATCGAGCAGCATGCCTCTGACAATGTCAACAAAATTTTGATTGGCAACAAGGCTGATATGGATGAGAGTAAAAGG GCTGTACCTACTGCGAAGGGGCAAGCTTTGGCTGATGAATACGGCATCAAGTTCTTTGAAACT AGTGCCAAGACAAACCTCAACGTGGAGCAAGTTTTCTTCTCCATTGCCCGCGACATTAAGCAGAGGCTTGCCGAGACCGATTCCAAGCCTGAG GACAAGACAATCAAGATTAACAAGGCAGAAGGCGGCGACGCCCCGGCAGCTTCGGGGTCTGCCTGCTGTGGCTCTTAA